In the Actinomycetota bacterium genome, TCCTTCGTATCCGTCCAAGGATCTCTTGCCATGTTTCCCATCTGGAAGTATGGATCGGAGGAACAGAAACAGCAGTGGCTTCCCCGGATGGCTGCCGGCGAGGTCATCGGCTGCTTCGGCCTCACCGAACCCGACGCCGGAAGTGACCCGTCCGGCATGCGTACCAGAGCGCGAAGAGCCGGTAGCGACTGGGTGCTGAACGGAACCAAGATGTGGATCACGAACGGTGGCATCGCGGATGTGGCCATCGTGTGGGCCATGACCGACCAGGGAGTACGTGGGTTTATCGTCCCGACGGACACTCCCGGGTTCTCCACGAACAACATCCACAAGAAGCTGTCGCTACGAGCGTCCGTCACATCCGAACTGGTGCTCGACGATGTACGGCTACCCGCCGACGCGGTGCTCGCCGGGGTCACGGGTATGCGCGGGCCGCTGTCATGTCTGACCGAAGCCCGGTACGGGATTCTGTTCGGAGTCATGGGTGCCGCGCGTTCGTGCTACGAAGTGGCACTCGACTACTCGAAAGAGCGACACCAGTTCGGAGCGCCACTTGCCGCGTTTCAACTGACACAGAAGAAACTCGTGGACATGCTGGTGGCCGTCAACCGGGGAACGCTGCTCGCGCTGCACCTCGGCCGGCTCAAGGACGGCGGCGGACTCCGTCATGAGCAGGTTAGTTTCGGCAAGTTCGACAACGTTCGCAACGCGCTCGAAGTCGCCCGCACCGCCAGGGGGATCCTCGGTGCGAACGGCATCACGCTCGAATACCCCGTGATGCGCCACATGAACAATCTGGAGTCCGTCTATACATACGAGGGCACCAACGAGATCCAAATGCTGATCCTTGGCAGCACGATCACCGGTGTGTCGGCATTTCTGGCGCCCTGATGGAAGCCGAAGCACTGGTCCGTGACCTTCGTTCGGAGGGGCTGCGCATCACGGCGGCGCGCAGGGCGATGTGCGATGCACTGGCCGGGGGCCGAGGTGAGCATCTCAACGCCACCGAGATCCGTCAGCGGGCAGAGGAGGCGTCCGGTATCCGTATCGACCAGTCGACCGTGTATCGCACGATCGATGTTCTCGAACGGCTCGGTGTTCTGCATCACGTGCACCTTGGCCACGGCCCGGCCATCGTCCATCTGAGTGCAGAAACCGACCACCAGCATCTCGTCTGTGAACACTGTGGGAAGACGGTCGACATCCCGATCGACGAGGTCGTGGAGGCCTTCGAGACCGTCGCCCGGCGCCACTCGTTCACCAGCGTTCAAGGATCCCACTTCGCCATCGTCGGGACCTGTGAGGACTGCACAAACGGTTGACCCCCATTCGAGAGCCGCGGCGGGCCGTGTCTTTCGAGAGGTGAAGCCGATTCCGAGCGGGAGGAATGTACCGGCCGGCGTTGATCCTTTCGTGGATGCCGCTCAACCCGCAGCGCGGTTGCGGGGCGCGTATACTCGTTGTTGCAAGGCGCATGCAATAAGGACCCTTGGATGCACATTCCCGACGGTTTCATCAATGGGCCCACGTCCGTCGGTGCAGGTTTGGTCGCTGCCGGGGGCCTCGCAGCCGGGCTGAAGCAGGCAGGTCGTCGACTTGCCGATCGCCACGTACCCCTCGCCGGTCTTGCAGGCGCGTTCATCTTCGCCGCGCAGATGATCAACTTTCCTGTCGGAGTGGGGACATCCGGGCATCTGATCGGTGGTGGTCTCGCCGCGGTACTCCTCGGCCCGTGGCTCGCAACGGTCGTCCTGTCGGTGGTCCTCGGCGTGCAGGCCCTCATCTTTGCCGATGGGGGAGTCTCGGCACTCGGGCTGAACATCATCAACATGGCGATTCTCGCGCCGTGGTCCGCCTGGCTTCTCTTCAAGTTGATGCGTGCGTTCCTTCCGAGGACGCAGCGGGTGGTGGCCATATCGGCGGGCATCGCTGCGGCCTTGTCTG is a window encoding:
- a CDS encoding transcriptional repressor produces the protein MEAEALVRDLRSEGLRITAARRAMCDALAGGRGEHLNATEIRQRAEEASGIRIDQSTVYRTIDVLERLGVLHHVHLGHGPAIVHLSAETDHQHLVCEHCGKTVDIPIDEVVEAFETVARRHSFTSVQGSHFAIVGTCEDCTNG
- a CDS encoding acyl-CoA dehydrogenase; translation: MSRAPDPHDFLAIDSLLSDEERMIRDTVRQFVADQVVTDVADWFEAGTFPRELVTGMGELGLLGMHLEGYGCAGTSAVAYGLACLELEAGDSGVRSFVSVQGSLAMFPIWKYGSEEQKQQWLPRMAAGEVIGCFGLTEPDAGSDPSGMRTRARRAGSDWVLNGTKMWITNGGIADVAIVWAMTDQGVRGFIVPTDTPGFSTNNIHKKLSLRASVTSELVLDDVRLPADAVLAGVTGMRGPLSCLTEARYGILFGVMGAARSCYEVALDYSKERHQFGAPLAAFQLTQKKLVDMLVAVNRGTLLALHLGRLKDGGGLRHEQVSFGKFDNVRNALEVARTARGILGANGITLEYPVMRHMNNLESVYTYEGTNEIQMLILGSTITGVSAFLAP